In Actinoplanes derwentensis, the following proteins share a genomic window:
- the iscB gene encoding RNA-guided endonuclease IscB, which yields MLPQPGPLESRSADNPSGRDETGSRRPIVVVGQTGVQHGRGETAVPVPAQRRHPGTVETVSGAGGNAQQQRLKESRVFVLDQAGKALQPCAPARARQLLRAGRAAVHRRTPFVIRLRDRGRDESVVPGVEAGVDPGSRYTGISVFTSRSDETGPEPVVVRTGAYSIGVQHRGGQIRDRLTARAALRRGRRTRNLRYRAPRFDNRRRPAGWLPPSLRHRIETTMSWINRLRRWAPVTAVHVEHVAFDTQLLADPQVQGRGYQHGEHAGRVAVRSSGRFNIRTAMGLVQGIHHRHVRLLQRGDGWSYRYQQERFESPPA from the coding sequence GTGCTTCCTCAGCCCGGTCCTCTGGAATCGCGGTCAGCAGACAACCCGTCGGGTCGGGACGAAACGGGATCGCGACGTCCCATCGTTGTGGTGGGGCAAACCGGTGTTCAACATGGGCGAGGGGAGACCGCTGTTCCGGTTCCGGCACAGCGGCGTCACCCCGGCACGGTGGAAACCGTGTCGGGAGCGGGCGGTAACGCCCAGCAACAGAGGTTGAAAGAGTCGCGGGTCTTTGTACTGGACCAGGCCGGAAAGGCACTCCAGCCATGCGCTCCGGCTCGCGCCCGCCAGTTGTTGCGTGCTGGGCGGGCAGCCGTGCACCGCCGGACCCCTTTCGTCATCCGGCTGCGCGATCGTGGCCGCGACGAATCGGTCGTGCCGGGCGTAGAGGCCGGAGTCGATCCCGGATCGCGGTACACCGGGATCAGCGTCTTCACCAGCCGATCCGACGAGACCGGGCCCGAGCCGGTGGTGGTCCGCACCGGTGCCTACAGCATCGGGGTCCAGCATCGAGGCGGTCAGATACGCGACAGACTCACCGCACGGGCCGCGCTGCGCCGAGGTCGCCGGACGCGGAATCTCAGGTACCGGGCACCGCGGTTCGACAACCGCCGACGACCGGCAGGTTGGCTGCCTCCGTCGTTGCGGCACCGGATCGAGACGACCATGTCCTGGATCAACCGGCTCCGGAGGTGGGCTCCGGTCACCGCGGTGCACGTGGAACACGTCGCATTCGACACTCAACTGCTCGCCGATCCGCAGGTGCAAGGTCGCGGCTATCAGCACGGTGAACACGCGGGCCGCGTCGCGGTGCGCTCATCCGGCAGGTTCAACATCCGTACGGCAATGGGACTCGTCCAGGGAATCCACCACCGCCATGTCCGGCTGCTGCAACGCGGCGACGGCTGGTCCTACCGCTACCAACAGGAGCGTTTCGAATCCCCGCCGGCTTGA
- a CDS encoding RNA degradosome polyphosphate kinase: MQTPPRTPENRRRGPNGRFLPRPELPEVSSDQAEEVLEQQAGADLPAEIDPETVSTPVEAEREATEFTARDIVAGLVDDDDEDDDETASEPGYLLPEDRFFNRELSWLDFNARVLALAEDPGSPLLERAKFLAIFASNLDEFYMVRVAGLKRRLSAGLPMRGGDRSPLRHQIEMISARTVDLVTRHAACFADEVRPKLAAESIELVSWKELNAAEQGRLRTFFREQVFPVLTPLAVDPAHPFPYISSKSLNLAVALRYPDGDSPELFARVKVPNNVHRFVTVQNDSRGVRFLPVEELIAVHLNQLFPGMQILEWHLFRVTRNAELEVDEDRDEDLLQALERELAQRRFGPPVRLEVAASISDHVLDLLVRELDMDGQEVLRVPGLLDLSSLWQVFGECDRDDLKDRPFVPATHPHLADGEVPRSVFNRLRESDILVHHPYHSFSTSVQRFIEQAAADPNVLAIKQTLYRTSGDSPIVDALVDAAAAGKQVVVLVEVKARFDEVANIAWARTLERAGCHVVYGLVGLKTHCKTSLVVRQEGHQIRRYCHIGTGNYHPKTARLYEDFGMLTADPEVGADVTDLFNVLTGYSRQTTFRRLLVAPHGVRKGLLERVEEQARIAREGGEALVQFKVNSLVDEKTIDALYRASQDGVKVDLVIRGMCALRPGIPGLSENIRVRSIVGRFLEHSRVFRFGPGADSEYWMGSADMMHRNLDRRVEALVKVTLLSAREEMRHVLELSMGEHTEGWDLDGDGIWHRNQGNPGRPQVHLQAAMLRRIIGKK; the protein is encoded by the coding sequence ATGCAGACTCCGCCCCGGACCCCCGAGAACCGCCGGCGCGGCCCCAACGGCCGCTTTCTACCCAGGCCGGAGCTACCGGAAGTCAGTTCGGATCAGGCGGAGGAAGTGTTGGAGCAGCAAGCCGGGGCAGATCTGCCGGCCGAGATCGATCCCGAGACGGTGAGCACACCCGTCGAGGCGGAGCGCGAGGCCACCGAGTTCACCGCGCGTGACATAGTCGCCGGTCTCGTCGATGACGACGACGAGGATGACGACGAGACAGCCAGCGAGCCCGGCTATCTGCTGCCGGAGGACCGGTTCTTCAACCGGGAGCTGTCCTGGCTCGACTTCAACGCCCGAGTGCTGGCCCTGGCCGAGGACCCGGGGTCCCCGCTGCTGGAGCGGGCGAAATTCCTGGCGATCTTCGCGAGCAACCTGGACGAGTTCTACATGGTCCGGGTGGCCGGCCTGAAACGGCGGTTGAGCGCCGGCCTGCCGATGCGCGGCGGTGACCGGTCCCCGCTGCGCCACCAGATCGAGATGATCAGCGCGCGCACCGTCGACCTGGTGACCCGGCACGCGGCCTGTTTCGCCGACGAGGTGCGGCCGAAACTGGCGGCGGAGAGCATCGAACTGGTGTCGTGGAAGGAGCTGAACGCCGCCGAGCAGGGCCGGTTGCGCACCTTCTTCCGCGAGCAGGTGTTCCCGGTGCTGACGCCGCTGGCCGTCGACCCGGCGCACCCCTTCCCGTACATCTCCAGCAAGTCCTTGAACCTGGCCGTCGCCCTGCGCTACCCGGACGGCGACTCCCCTGAACTGTTCGCCCGGGTCAAGGTGCCGAACAACGTGCACCGCTTCGTGACCGTGCAGAACGACAGTCGCGGCGTGCGTTTCCTGCCGGTCGAGGAACTGATCGCGGTCCACCTCAACCAGCTCTTCCCCGGCATGCAGATCCTGGAGTGGCACCTGTTCCGGGTGACCCGCAACGCCGAACTGGAAGTCGACGAGGACCGCGACGAGGACCTGCTGCAGGCCCTGGAGCGGGAGCTGGCGCAGCGCCGGTTCGGCCCGCCGGTGCGCCTGGAGGTCGCCGCCTCGATCAGCGATCACGTGCTCGACCTGCTGGTCCGCGAACTCGACATGGACGGTCAGGAGGTGCTGCGGGTGCCCGGCCTGCTGGACCTGTCGTCCCTGTGGCAGGTCTTCGGCGAGTGTGACCGCGACGACCTGAAGGACCGCCCGTTCGTCCCGGCGACCCACCCGCACCTGGCCGACGGCGAAGTCCCGCGCAGTGTCTTCAACCGGCTGCGCGAGTCGGACATCCTGGTCCACCACCCGTACCACTCGTTCTCCACGAGTGTGCAGCGGTTCATCGAGCAGGCCGCTGCCGACCCCAACGTGCTGGCGATCAAGCAGACGCTCTACCGCACCTCCGGTGACTCACCGATCGTCGACGCGCTCGTCGACGCGGCCGCGGCGGGCAAGCAGGTGGTGGTGCTGGTCGAGGTGAAGGCCCGCTTCGACGAGGTGGCCAACATCGCCTGGGCGCGGACCCTGGAGCGGGCCGGCTGCCACGTGGTCTACGGCCTGGTCGGTCTCAAGACCCACTGCAAGACCTCCCTGGTGGTACGTCAGGAGGGTCACCAGATCCGGCGCTACTGCCACATCGGCACCGGCAACTACCACCCGAAGACGGCTCGGCTCTACGAGGACTTCGGCATGCTGACCGCCGACCCCGAAGTGGGCGCGGACGTCACCGACCTGTTCAACGTGCTGACCGGGTACAGCCGCCAGACCACGTTCCGCCGTCTGCTGGTGGCCCCGCACGGCGTCCGCAAGGGTCTGCTGGAACGAGTCGAGGAGCAGGCCCGGATCGCCCGTGAGGGCGGCGAGGCGCTGGTCCAGTTCAAGGTGAACTCGCTGGTCGACGAGAAGACGATCGACGCGCTTTACCGTGCCTCGCAGGACGGGGTCAAGGTGGACCTGGTCATCCGGGGGATGTGCGCGCTGCGCCCCGGGATCCCGGGCCTGTCCGAGAACATCCGGGTCCGCTCGATCGTCGGCCGGTTCCTGGAGCACTCGCGGGTGTTCCGGTTCGGCCCCGGCGCCGACTCGGAGTACTGGATGGGTTCCGCCGACATGATGCACCGCAACCTGGACCGCCGGGTGGAGGCCCTGGTCAAGGTGACCCTCCTGTCGGCCCGCGAGGAGATGCGGCACGTCCTGGAACTCTCGATGGGCGAACACACCGAGGGCTGGGACCTGGACGGCGACGGCATCTGGCACCGTAACCAGGGCAACCCCGGCCGCCCCCAGGTCCACCTGCAGGCGGCCATGCTCCGGCGAATCATCGGGAAGAAGTAA
- a CDS encoding cold-shock protein, translated as MQGTIATFDPDTRSGSLLLDDGTPLEFGAEAFGRSGLRLLRLGQRVTVESDATGVVCRVLIPGVA; from the coding sequence ATGCAGGGCACGATCGCGACTTTCGACCCGGACACCCGCAGTGGTTCGCTACTGCTCGACGACGGCACCCCACTGGAGTTCGGCGCGGAGGCCTTCGGTCGCTCCGGCCTGCGGCTTCTCCGGCTCGGTCAGCGCGTCACGGTCGAATCGGACGCGACCGGGGTGGTTTGTCGGGTGTTGATTCCCGGAGTAGCTTGA
- the cofC gene encoding 2-phospho-L-lactate guanylyltransferase, whose amino-acid sequence MWTAIIPVKRLEAAKTRLRGAVPVDRHPELALAMVRDTAAAVLAADTVAGLLVVTDDPEVGAAVREIGARVAPDPGGGLNAAMRFGADEAAGLAAYRVVLAGDLPALRPDQLDDVLSRVAGRSFVPDAAGIGTVLLAAPPRQPLDPRFGGPSAAAHAGSGAVALRGDWPGLRQDVDTAADLDTVLTLGAGRHTCGLLRDLGLTPECAPAA is encoded by the coding sequence ATGTGGACGGCGATCATCCCGGTGAAGCGGCTGGAGGCGGCGAAGACACGGCTGCGCGGCGCCGTGCCCGTCGACCGCCATCCGGAACTGGCCCTGGCCATGGTGCGGGACACCGCGGCCGCGGTTCTCGCCGCCGACACGGTGGCCGGGCTGCTGGTGGTCACCGACGATCCCGAGGTCGGCGCGGCGGTGCGGGAAATCGGTGCCCGGGTGGCGCCCGACCCGGGTGGCGGGCTGAACGCAGCGATGCGGTTCGGTGCGGACGAGGCGGCCGGTCTGGCGGCGTACCGGGTGGTGCTCGCTGGTGATCTGCCGGCCCTGCGCCCGGACCAACTCGACGACGTGCTGTCCCGGGTGGCCGGCCGTAGTTTCGTGCCGGACGCCGCCGGGATCGGCACGGTCCTGCTGGCGGCCCCGCCCCGGCAGCCGCTCGACCCCCGGTTCGGCGGGCCGTCGGCGGCGGCACACGCCGGTTCCGGCGCGGTGGCGCTGCGCGGCGACTGGCCCGGCCTGCGGCAGGACGTGGACACCGCCGCCGACCTCGACACCGTGCTCACCCTGGGTGCCGGCCGGCATACCTGCGGCCTGCTGCGGGACCTCGGGCTGACCCCGGAATGCGCCCCGGCCGCGTAA
- a CDS encoding lysophospholipid acyltransferase family protein, giving the protein MARFRIGFWQRVVVMMVVSITTPLTRKTWLRTDDVPATGPVILVPNHVSHFDPLVVAHYVYGTGRWPRFLGKASVWKVPIIGFLLVKARQIPVERGSVDAVKSLDTLVDALREGGAVVIYPEGTTTRHPDLWPMRGKTGAARLALLTGAPVVPIANWGAQAIFDPRTNRLKLRRSPVTVTTGRPVDLSRWAGLEPTRQVLAEMTEAIMLNVRDLLGEIRDGEPPALYDRPVNRAITSEEAP; this is encoded by the coding sequence GTGGCCCGGTTCAGGATCGGCTTCTGGCAGCGTGTCGTGGTGATGATGGTCGTCTCGATCACGACGCCTCTGACCCGTAAGACGTGGCTGCGGACCGACGACGTCCCGGCCACCGGCCCGGTGATCCTGGTCCCTAATCACGTGTCGCATTTCGATCCGCTGGTGGTCGCCCACTACGTCTACGGCACCGGTCGCTGGCCGCGGTTCCTCGGCAAGGCCAGTGTGTGGAAGGTCCCGATCATCGGGTTCCTGCTCGTCAAGGCCCGGCAGATCCCGGTCGAACGGGGCAGTGTGGATGCGGTGAAGTCCCTGGACACCCTGGTCGACGCGTTGCGGGAGGGCGGTGCCGTGGTGATCTACCCGGAGGGCACCACCACCCGGCACCCCGATCTGTGGCCGATGCGGGGCAAGACCGGTGCGGCCCGGCTCGCGCTGCTCACCGGGGCCCCGGTGGTGCCGATCGCGAACTGGGGCGCGCAGGCGATCTTCGATCCGCGTACCAACAGGCTGAAGTTGCGCAGGTCGCCCGTCACCGTGACGACCGGGCGACCGGTCGACCTCAGTCGCTGGGCCGGTCTCGAACCGACCCGGCAAGTGCTGGCGGAGATGACCGAGGCGATCATGTTGAATGTCCGGGACCTTCTGGGCGAGATCCGCGACGGCGAACCGCCGGCGCTCTACGACCGGCCCGTGAACAGGGCCATTACCTCGGAGGAAGCGCCATGA